The following is a genomic window from Amycolatopsis australiensis.
TGCTCACGCCGGACATGGCCGGGAAGATGGTCGACGGGTTCGTGCAGCAGTACCGTGACGGCGGCTGGATCGCGCGCTGGTCCTCACCCGGCTACGCGGACCTGATGACCGGCACCAGCTCGGACGTCGCGTTCGCCGACGCCTACCTCAAGGGCGTGAAGAACTTCGACGTGAAGTCGGCTTACGACGCGGCGCTCAAGAACGCCACGGTGACGCCGCCGAACTCGGCGGTCGGCCGCAAGGGCCTGGACCAGGGCATCTTCCTCGGCTACACACCCAACACGGCCAGCGAGGGCTTCTCGTGGGCGATCGAGGGCTACGTCAACGACTTCGGCATCGCGAACCTGTCGAAGAAGCTGGCCGACGAAGCCGCGCCGAACGACCCGCGCAAGGCGGAGTACCAGGAGAACTACGAGTACTTCACCAGCCGCGCCCAGCAGTACGTGAACCTGTTCGACCCGAGTGTCGGGTTCTTCCAGGGCAAGGACGCCAACGGGAAGTTCACCAAGACCAAGGACCAGTACGACCCGCGCTCGTGGGGCGGGGACTACACCGAGACCGACGGCTGGGGCATGGCCTTCACCGTGCCGCAGGACGGTCAGGGCCTGGCGAACCTCTACGGCGGCAAGGCCGGCCTGGCGAACAAGCTGGACCAGTTCTTCGCCACCCCGGAGACCGCCACCTTCCCCGGGTCCTACGGCGGGGTGATCCACGAGATGCGGGAGGCCCGCGACGTGCGGATGGGCCAGTACGGCCACTCCAACCAGCCGGCCCACCACATCCTCTACATGTACGACTACGCCGGTCAGCCTTCGAAGACACAGGCGAAGGTCCGTGAGGCGCTGTCGCGGCTGTACAACGGCAGCGAGATCGGCCAGGGCTACCCGGGTGACGAGGACAACGGCGAGATGTCCGCGTGGTACATCTTCAGCGCGCTGGGCTTCTACCCGCTGCAGATGGGCAGCCCGGACTACGCGATCGGGTCGCCACTGTTCAAGAAGGCCACGATCCACCTGGCCGGCGGCAAGGACCTCGTGATCAACGCGCCGAAGAACAGCGCGAAGAACGTCTACGTCCAGGGCGTGAAGGTCAACGGCAAGGCGTACTCCTCGACGTCGCTGCCGCAGGACCTGATCGCGAAGGGCGGCGTCATCGACTTCGACATGGGCCCGAACCCCTCGACCTGGGGCACCGGCCCGGACGACGCGCCGAAGTCGATCACCACGGGTGACGCGGTCCCGACGCCGCTGCACGACGAGACCGGCCCCGGCCGGGGCACGCTGTCCACTTCGGACGGCTCCAACGCCGCCGCGCTGATCGACAACACCTCGCGCACCCAGGCCGCCGTCACCGGCGCCCTGCAGTACCAGCTCAACAACACCGACGAGGCCGTCACGCACTACACGCTGACGTCCCAGACCGGTGCGGGCGACCCGAAGAGCTGGACGCTGAAGGGCTCCTACGACGGCAAGACCTGGGCCGTGGCCGACCAGCAGACGAACCAGGCGTTCACCTGGCGGCAGCAGACCCGCGCGTTCAAGGTGGCCAACCCGGCGCACTACGCCTACTACAAGCTCGAAGTCACCGCGACCAGCACCGGCGCCCCGGCGCAGCTGGCCGAGTTCGAGCTGCTGGGCAAGCCGGACGCCGCCTGCACCCGCACGATCACGGGTGCGTCGAACGGGCCGCTGCCGGTGACGTCCGGCACGGTGTGCCTGCAGGACGCGACAGTGTCGGGCCCGGTGACCGTGTCCGGCGGCGCGTCGCTGGTGGTGCGCGGCGGGACGATCACCGGCCCGCTCTCGGCCACCGGCGCCGGGCAGGTCGTGCTCAACCGCACCAAGGTGGGCGGACCGGTGGCGATCACCGGGACGACCGGCACGGTGTCGATCGAGCTGACCGACGTCGGCGGCCCGGTCGCGCTGACCGGCAACCACGGCCCGGTGCTGACGTCGAGCACCGTGGGCGGCCCGCTGGCCTGCGCGGCCAACTCGCCGGCCCCGACGGACTACGACCTGCCCAACACCGTCCGCGGCCCCGCCGCCGGGCAGTGCGCGGCGATCTAGTCCACCCGATCGACCGGGAAGGCCTCCTCACCCCGGTGAGGGGGCCTTCCCGGCGTTCCGGGCCGCGGGCTGGGCCGTTCGGCGGATACGGTGGGCGCATGCCCGACGCCGTGTTCTTCTCCTCCTTCGAAACCGGTGACCCGCAGCCGGTGGACCCGGCCTTGCGGGTCGGCAGCGGCCCCGACCGCTCCCCCACGGCCAAGACCGGCGTCGGCTTCACCGGCCTCAAGGCCCTGCGCTACGACGCCCGCCCCGAGGCCGTCCTGTTCGAGCTGGACGTCCCGGTGACCGCGCGCACCGAGCTGTCCTATGCGGTCTTCCCCGTCGCCGACGGTGAGATCCCCGCCTACCACGCCACCCGGGTCGCCCTCGACGTCGAGTTCGCCGACGGCACCTCGGCCGGCTTCGCCCCGGTGGACGACAAGACCCGCTACGTCGACCAGTGGAACCTCGTCCGGCGCCCGCTGGGGGCGTTCGCGGGCCGCCGCATCAGCCGGATCGTGCTGCGCACCGCGTCCCCCGCGGGCGAGATCACCGGCTGGCTCGACGACGTCCGGATCGCCGAACGCCCCGAGCCGCCGCGCGAGCCCGCCGACTTCGTCCGCACCACCCGCGGCACGCACTCCAGCGGCGAATTCTCCCGCGGCAACACCTTCCCGGCCACCGCCGTGCCGCACGGGTTCAACTTCTGGACCCCGGTCACCGACGCCGGCGTCACCAACTGGATCTACTCCTACCACCGCCACAACGACGACCGGAACCGCCCGGCGCTGCAGGCCTTCGCGCTGAGCCACCAGCCGAGCCCGTGGATGGGCGACCGCCACACCTTCCACGTCATGCCCGGCACCGGCCCGGCCGAACCCGACCGCCGCCGGCGTGCCCTGGCCTTCACCCACGACGACGAGACCGACTCGCCGCACCACTACGGCGTCCGGTTCGCCAACGGCATCACCGCCGACCTCGCGCCGACGTCCCACGCGGCGATCCTGCGGTGCACCTTCCCCGGCGGCCGCGGCTGGCTGCTGTTCGACAACACCGCCAACCGCGGCGGCCTGCGCCTGCACCCGGAACGGGGTGTCGTCACCGGCCACACCTGGATCCGCAGCCGCCTCTCGGCCGGCGCGCGCCGGATGTTCGTCTACGCCGAAACCGACGTCCCGGCCCGGCGCGGCGGCAAGATCCACCGCCCGTTCTGGCGCACCGTGACCGGCGCCCTCGAGTTCGACGCGCCGGCGGTGACGCTGCGGATCGCGACGTCGCTGATCAGCCTCGCCCAGGCCAAGCGCAACCTCGAACTGGAGATCCCGGCCGGGACGCCGTTCGAACACGTCCGCGACCAGGCCCGGCAGCTGTGGCAGGACGTGCTCGGCCGCGTCGAGGTCGAAGGCGCCACCGAAGACCAGCGGACCACCCTGTACTCGAACCTCTACCGGCTGTTCCTCTACCCGAACATCGCGCACGAGAACACACCGAAAGGCATCCGGCACGCGAGCCCGGTCGTGCGCCGGTGGTGGCCGAGCACCCGCACCCGCACCGGCGCGAAAGTCGTCGACGGCGAGCTGTACGTCAACAACGGCTTCTGGGACACCTACCGCACCACCTGGCCCGCGTATGCGCTGCTCACCCCCGAGCACTGCGGCCGGATGGCCGACGGGTTCGTCCAGCAGTACCGCGAAGGCGGGTGGATCGCCCGCTGGTCCTCCCCCGGCTACGCCGACCTGATGACCGGCACCAGCTCGGACGTCGCGTTCGCCGACGCCTACCTCAAGGGCGTCAAGAACTTCGACGTCGAGGCCGCCTTCGACGCCGCCGTCAAGAACGCCACCGTCACCCCGCCGCACCGCGCGGTCGGCCGCAAGGGCCTCGACGAGTCGATCTTCCTCGGCTGGACCCCCTTCTCCGTCCCCGGCGGGCTCTCCTGGGCACTGGAAGGCTGCATCAACGACTTCGGCCTGGCCAACCTCGCCGACGCGCTGTCCCGGGAAAGCGATGGGCCACGCGCCCGGACGTTCGCCGACTACGCCGCCTACTTCCGCGAGCGGGCCAAGAACTACGTCCACCACTTCGACCCCGCGATCGGCTTCTTCCAGGGCCGCCACCGCGACGGCCGCCGCAGGTTCGCCCCCGAAGGCTACGACCCGGCCGCCTGGGGCGGCGACTTCGTCGAAACCAACGCCTGGAACACCGCCTTCACCGTTCCCCACGACGGCCCCGGCCTCGCCGCGCTGCACGGCGGACACGCCGGCCTTGAAGCCAAGCTCGACACCTTCTTCGCCACCCCGGAGACCGGCCGCCGGCCCGGCGCGTACGGCGGGCTGATCCACGAGATGACCGAAGCCCGCGACGTCCGCATGGGCCAGTACGGCCACTCCAACCAGCCGTCCCACCACATCCCGTACGTCTACAACCTCGCCGGCGCGCCCGCCAAGACCCAGCGCGTCGTGCGGGAAGTCCTCCAGCGGCTCTACACCGGCAGCGACATCGGGCAGGGCTACCCCGGCGACGAGGACAACGGCGAAATGTCGGCGTGGTGGGTGTTCGGCGCACTGGGTTTCTACCCGCTGGCCACCGGCAGCCCGCGCTACGCGATCGGCTCGCCCCTGTTCGAAAAGGCCACCGTGCACCTCGGCGGCGGCAAGCGGCTCGTCGTCCACGCCCCCGGCAACACCGCCGAGACCGTCTACGTCCGCGGGCTCACCGTCGACGGCCGGCCCCACGACGCGACCACCATCTCCCACGCCACCCTCGCCGGCGGCGCCGAGCTGGTCTTCGACCTCGCGACCGAGCCCACCGGCTGGGGCGCCCCGCCACCACCGGCCGCCCACCCGGACCCGGTCACCGACCTCACCGGCACCGCGACCGCCTCCGACGGCACGAACGCCGGCGCGCTGTTCGACGACACCACCCGCACCCAGGTCACCTTCCGCACCACCACCCCGGCGATCGAGTTCACCGTCACCGGCCCGCCCCGCCCGGTCGTGCTCTACACGCTCACCTCCGGCACCCGCCGCGGCGACCCCAGCGCGTGGGTCCTCGAAGGCTCCGACGACGGCACCCGCTGGACCACCCTCGACGAACGCCACGGCGAGCTGTTCCGCTGGCGCCGCCAGACCCGTCCCTTCGCGCTCGCCCACCCGGCCGCGCACCCGCACTACCGGCTGCGGATCACCGCCACCCGCGGCGGCCGCGCCACCGTCGCCCAGTGGGAGCTGCTCGCCCGATGAACCACCTCCGCTCCGCCGCGCTCGACCGGCTGGCGGCGGCCGACCCCGGGCTGGTCCGGCTGCGCCTGGCCGGCTCCGCCGTCCTCGGCATCGTCCTCGCCGTCGCCGCCCTGCTGCCCACCCACGTGCCGCTGACCGTCATGCTCGTCGGCGCCGTCGCCGCGATGATGTCGGCCTTCACCGTCAACGACGCCACCCCCGGCGGCCAGGCCGTCACACTCGCGCTGGCGTTCCTCACCGGCGCCGCCTCGATCACCGTCGCCAGCCTCGGCTCGGCTCTGCCGCCGCTCGACAGCGTCGTGTTCGTCCTGCTGATCTTCGTCGCCGTCTACGCCCAGCGCTTCGGGCCCCGCGGCACCGCGCTCGGCTCGATCGGCTTCTTCCTGTTCTTCTTCCCGATGTTCCTACAGGCCCACCTCAAGCAGGTCCCGCAGCTGCTGATGGCACTGGCCGTCGGCGTCCTCGCCAACGCCGTGGTCCGCTTCGTCCTGTTGCGCCACCACCCCGAAGCCGAGTTCCTCCGCGTCCGCCGCGCCTTCCGCGCCCGCCTCGGCGCGGCCGTCCGCGCCACCGAGGCCTACCTGGCCGTCAACGGCTCCGAACGCACCCGCAAGCAGCTGCGCAGCGCACTGGCCCGGCTCCACGAATGCGTGCTGCTCATCGAAGACGCCGCCCCCGACGTCGTCGACGCCCGCGCCGCCGACCGCCTCCGCCGCCGCGCCATCGAAGTCGAGCTGGCCGTCGAATGGCTGGCCATCACCGTCCAGCGGACCTGCTCCGACGAGCTCGGCACCGACGTCCGCGACGACCTCATCGCCCGGCTCGCCCGCTTCCGCGCCCTGATGGAACGCGACCCGCGCGAGCTGCCGCTGATCAGCCAGACCGGCGAGTTCAGCCGCATGCTCGTCGAAGGCAGCCGCATCGACTCCCACGCCGCCCCGGGCGACGGCGTCCGCAAGGCACTGGCCGAGCTCGCCCTGGCCGACGACCGCGCCCAGCGCGCCGCCGCCCCGGAAGCCACCCTCGACCCGCTCGACGAGGACGACGACGAGGAACCGACACCCGCGTTCGCCTACGACAACCGCACCCGCAGCGCCATCCAGGCCGTCGTCGGCGGCGGGCTCGCCGTTCTCGGCGGCGAACTCGTCTCCCACCAGCGCTGGTACTGGGCCGTGCTCACCGTGTTCGTGGTGTTCATCGGCGCCTCCAGCGCCGGCGCCACCTTCGTCAAAGGCGTCCGCCGCCTCGGCGGCACCCTGATCGGCATCGTCGGCGGCGTCCTGCTCGCCCTGCTCGTCGGCGGCAACACCACGGCCACGCTCGCCCTCATCCTGGTGTGCGTCTTCGGCATGGTCTACACCGCCCGCGTCTCCCAGGTCGTGATGGCCTTCTTCATCACCAGCATGCTCGGCCTGCTCTACAGCCTGCTCGGCACGTTCAGCCTCCAGGTGCTCTGGATCCGCGTCGCCGAGACCGCCGTCGGCGCCGCCGCGGGCATCCTCGCCGCCGTCGTGATCGTCCCGGTCCGCACCCGCTCGGTCATGCTCGACGACATCACCGGCGTGCTCGACGAGCTCGAGGAGTTCCTGGAACACGCCTGCGGCCTGCTCACCGGCGAGGAGAACGTCAACATCATCGAACTCTCCCGCGACCTCGACCGCGCCGTCGAACAGGTCCGCACCACCATCGAGCCGCTGACCCACCCGGTCAACCTGCGCAGCGCCCGCCGCGACTACGGCTGGCACGTGCTGACCACGCTCGAAACCATCGCCTTCCGCGCCCGCCACGTCGCCGCCCGCGCCCAGCCCGGCCAGCTCGCCGGCCCCACCGCCGACCGCCTGCGCCAGTTCACCGGACGGCTCCTGAGCAACATCGACGTCGTCCGCAAGGCACTGGAGTCGCCGGGTGGCCCCACACCCGGCACGCTCGTGCGCGACGACGGCACCCCGGTCTCCGACCGCGTCGAGCAGGCCGAGACCCGCGCCGTCCTGTCCAGCCTCAGCCACCTCGACGAAGCCCTCGTCTCCCTCGGCCGCGTCTTCGACATCCAGGCCACCGACCCCCGGACCCCGGCCAAGAAGTGAGAGCCGGGACGGCCCGCCGCCCCGGCTCTCACCGCGCTCCGCTCACGGACAGGTCAACCACGCGAAGTGGTAGGTGGTGGTGATGCTGCCGTCGGTCGAATCCATCGTCACGTAGCTGGTCGTCTTCTTCGGATCCGACGTCCCCGCCGCGGCCCGCAATTCCGTGTTGATGTTCAGATTGCGTTCCTCGCCGCACGGCTTGAACGCGATCGCGCCCACCTCGGTCGAATCGGTGAAATGCCAGTCGTCCTCGAACGGCCCGGCCAGCGGATGCTGCACGTACGCCGTCGGAGAATTACCCTGGAAATAGTAGTTCGCTCTTTCCAGCCCGGTCGCACCGCGTTCCAGGTGCGCGAATCCACGGTAGTCGGCCTGCGCGATTCCGTAGGTGAAGCCCTGCGGCACGTGCACCCGCAACCCGATCTGGCAGTTCTTCCGCGCGTCCAGCGGCCCCGCCCCGACGCCCACCAGTGCCGTGTAGGTGCTGTAGGTCACCGTGAACGCCGTGTTGTCCTGCGAGACCGCCACCGCGGCCGTGTTCGGCGGACACCCGGTGCCGTTGGCGTTGACGACGTCGATGACGATTTTGTCGGGCGGCGGCGGAGTGTTCCACGAATGCGGGACGACCACGGAGGACAGCGCCACAACGGCGGCAGCGACCGCAGAAAGCATCGGAATCCTTCCCAATACATTCGAATTGGGTACGGGGGCGCCGACCATGGTAGCGAAAGGATCACGGAAGCAAACCCCGCTGAACGGAGCAACGCCGCGCAGTCGTCCCACCACGCGGCATTGCCCATCATCCGACAATTTCGCACTCCCCATTCCCGCCAGGTGCGGACGTATTCATGAGGAAAACGATTTCGCACCCCCGGTCCACCCGGTCGCCGCCGCGATCACCCCCGCGACGTCCGGGCTTGATCGTTTCACCGCGGAGATCAGGAACAGCGCCAGGTGTACGGGTGGGAGTGGCGCGTCGCCGCGTCGTACCGGTACCCGCCCGCGGTCCCGTCATCGCCGAGCACCACCGGCAGATCCGCCGCCACGTCACCGAACCTGCCGGCGAAGACACCCTGGTTCCACACGCCGTACCTGGTCCCGGCCGCGTCGTTGCCGCCGCTCGCCTCGTCGATCCGGCCGACGATCAGGCCGGCGGCGTTGATCGTGAAGCCCGGGTTCCCGTTGGACAGGTTGTAGCTGGAGCTCGGCAGCACGTGCGCCGCGTGCTGCTGGTCCCAGTACACCCCGACCTTCTTGCCGCCGAACACGCCGTAGCCGACCACCCGCCCGTTCTTGACGGCCTCCGGCCACGCGTACTGCAGCCCCGGCAGGCCACCGAGGTGCGTCAGCGTCCCGTCCCGCCACAGATCCCCGCCCGAGAGCACGATCGTCCCGTCGGTGTCCACCGCGACCGGCCCGCCCCCGAGGACGGCGCCCCGGTCAGCAGCGTCACCGAACCCGGCTGGGCCGCGGGCCAGCGGACCGCGGTCAGCCCCGACCCGTCCTGCTTGCGCACCACCCCGATCACGTCACCCGACCCGGTGATGCCGGCCGCGGCCGACCGCGTGTACCCGGCCGGCAACTGGCCCGGCGCCGGGAACGGCAGCGCCACCAGCTTCCCGCCCGAGCTCTTGAACGCCCGCTCGAACACGAACCCCGAACCGAACAACGTCGTGTACGCCGTCCCGGCGACCGCCCCCGAACGGTTCTCCGCCGTCACCCGCGCCCCGCCGGTCCCGGCCGTGCCCAGATCGGCGTACGTCCCACCGGTCCACGACGCCGCCCGGGTGGTGTCGCCGAACTGGTCGCTCGGCAGCGCCCAGCCGGCGAACCCGCCGTTGTCGTCGGTGGCCGTCACGGCCGCGCTCACCGACGTGCCCGCGCCCAGCGCGGTGGGCTTCCAGGTGCAGGCGGCGGCCGACGTCGCGGCGGCCGCGGCCTGACCCGAACCCAGCAACCCCGCCGCCACCAGTGCACAACCCAGCGATCTGAACTTCATCGTCTCCCCTTCGTCCGCGGCGGCAGGCAGCCGCCCCCGCCCGAACGTAACGACGCGGCGACACCGGATCCGGATTCGCCCGCCGTGACTAGGGAAACCACCCGAGATCCCCAGCGTCCACAATGGACGAATCAGGCCACCAGCGCGGCGGCCCGCCCCAGCGTCTCCACCCCCGCCACCGACCACGGCCCGGCCGTGATCACGACCGCGTGCCCGATGCCCCACGCGGCGAACTCCGCACACCGCCTGGCGAACGACTCCGCCGGCTCCCCGGGCGCCAGCCGCGTGCTGATCGTCTTCTCGATCGCCTCGTACGGCCGCCCGGCCTCGGCGCAGTGCCGCGCCAGGACAGCCAGCTTGTGCCGCACCGTCTTCCCACCGTCCGGGACGTCGAACACATTGCACGCATCGGCGTACCGCGCGACCAGCCGCAGCGTCTTCCGCTCGCCCGCCCCGCCGATCAGCACCCGCGGCCGCCGCACCGGCAGCGGGTTCCCGATCGGCCGGTCCAGCCGGTAGTGCGCACCCTCGAACGGCGAGTCGTCCCCCGCCCACATCCGCAGCGCCAGCCGCACGGTCTCGTCGAGCCGCTCGAACCGCTCGCCCACCGGCGGGAACGGCAGGCCCATCGCCCGCGCCTCCCCGTCGTGGTGCCCGGTGCCGATCCCGAACCACGCCCGCCCACCGGAGAGGACGTCGAGCGTCGTGACGGCCTTGACCAGCAACGCCGGCGGCCGGAACGTCACCGCCGAAACCATCGTGCCCAACCCGATCCGGCTCG
Proteins encoded in this region:
- a CDS encoding GH92 family glycosyl hydrolase yields the protein MPDAVFFSSFETGDPQPVDPALRVGSGPDRSPTAKTGVGFTGLKALRYDARPEAVLFELDVPVTARTELSYAVFPVADGEIPAYHATRVALDVEFADGTSAGFAPVDDKTRYVDQWNLVRRPLGAFAGRRISRIVLRTASPAGEITGWLDDVRIAERPEPPREPADFVRTTRGTHSSGEFSRGNTFPATAVPHGFNFWTPVTDAGVTNWIYSYHRHNDDRNRPALQAFALSHQPSPWMGDRHTFHVMPGTGPAEPDRRRRALAFTHDDETDSPHHYGVRFANGITADLAPTSHAAILRCTFPGGRGWLLFDNTANRGGLRLHPERGVVTGHTWIRSRLSAGARRMFVYAETDVPARRGGKIHRPFWRTVTGALEFDAPAVTLRIATSLISLAQAKRNLELEIPAGTPFEHVRDQARQLWQDVLGRVEVEGATEDQRTTLYSNLYRLFLYPNIAHENTPKGIRHASPVVRRWWPSTRTRTGAKVVDGELYVNNGFWDTYRTTWPAYALLTPEHCGRMADGFVQQYREGGWIARWSSPGYADLMTGTSSDVAFADAYLKGVKNFDVEAAFDAAVKNATVTPPHRAVGRKGLDESIFLGWTPFSVPGGLSWALEGCINDFGLANLADALSRESDGPRARTFADYAAYFRERAKNYVHHFDPAIGFFQGRHRDGRRRFAPEGYDPAAWGGDFVETNAWNTAFTVPHDGPGLAALHGGHAGLEAKLDTFFATPETGRRPGAYGGLIHEMTEARDVRMGQYGHSNQPSHHIPYVYNLAGAPAKTQRVVREVLQRLYTGSDIGQGYPGDEDNGEMSAWWVFGALGFYPLATGSPRYAIGSPLFEKATVHLGGGKRLVVHAPGNTAETVYVRGLTVDGRPHDATTISHATLAGGAELVFDLATEPTGWGAPPPPAAHPDPVTDLTGTATASDGTNAGALFDDTTRTQVTFRTTTPAIEFTVTGPPRPVVLYTLTSGTRRGDPSAWVLEGSDDGTRWTTLDERHGELFRWRRQTRPFALAHPAAHPHYRLRITATRGGRATVAQWELLAR
- a CDS encoding FUSC family protein, with translation MNHLRSAALDRLAAADPGLVRLRLAGSAVLGIVLAVAALLPTHVPLTVMLVGAVAAMMSAFTVNDATPGGQAVTLALAFLTGAASITVASLGSALPPLDSVVFVLLIFVAVYAQRFGPRGTALGSIGFFLFFFPMFLQAHLKQVPQLLMALAVGVLANAVVRFVLLRHHPEAEFLRVRRAFRARLGAAVRATEAYLAVNGSERTRKQLRSALARLHECVLLIEDAAPDVVDARAADRLRRRAIEVELAVEWLAITVQRTCSDELGTDVRDDLIARLARFRALMERDPRELPLISQTGEFSRMLVEGSRIDSHAAPGDGVRKALAELALADDRAQRAAAPEATLDPLDEDDDEEPTPAFAYDNRTRSAIQAVVGGGLAVLGGELVSHQRWYWAVLTVFVVFIGASSAGATFVKGVRRLGGTLIGIVGGVLLALLVGGNTTATLALILVCVFGMVYTARVSQVVMAFFITSMLGLLYSLLGTFSLQVLWIRVAETAVGAAAGILAAVVIVPVRTRSVMLDDITGVLDELEEFLEHACGLLTGEENVNIIELSRDLDRAVEQVRTTIEPLTHPVNLRSARRDYGWHVLTTLETIAFRARHVAARAQPGQLAGPTADRLRQFTGRLLSNIDVVRKALESPGGPTPGTLVRDDGTPVSDRVEQAETRAVLSSLSHLDEALVSLGRVFDIQATDPRTPAKK
- a CDS encoding DUF4360 domain-containing protein, which codes for MLSAVAAAVVALSSVVVPHSWNTPPPPDKIVIDVVNANGTGCPPNTAAVAVSQDNTAFTVTYSTYTALVGVGAGPLDARKNCQIGLRVHVPQGFTYGIAQADYRGFAHLERGATGLERANYYFQGNSPTAYVQHPLAGPFEDDWHFTDSTEVGAIAFKPCGEERNLNINTELRAAAGTSDPKKTTSYVTMDSTDGSITTTYHFAWLTCP
- a CDS encoding TIGR03560 family F420-dependent LLM class oxidoreductase; amino-acid sequence: MRVSIGVTDFSWAGGPAGDLADVAVAAEAAGLDTLWVADHLLQADPNSTPDSAMLEAYTTLGFLAARTSRIGLGTMVSAVTFRPPALLVKAVTTLDVLSGGRAWFGIGTGHHDGEARAMGLPFPPVGERFERLDETVRLALRMWAGDDSPFEGAHYRLDRPIGNPLPVRRPRVLIGGAGERKTLRLVARYADACNVFDVPDGGKTVRHKLAVLARHCAEAGRPYEAIEKTISTRLAPGEPAESFARRCAEFAAWGIGHAVVITAGPWSVAGVETLGRAAALVA